A stretch of DNA from Catenulispora acidiphila DSM 44928:
AGCGACGCCTTCGTGATCCAGTGCCACTCCGCGCCGATCAACCACTCCATCATGGAGCAGCTGATCATGGTGGACGCGCTGAAGCGGGCCTCCTCCAAGCGGATCACCGTCATCACGCCCTTCTACGGCTACGCGCGCCAGGACAAGAAGCACAAGGGCCGCGAGCCGATCTCGGCGCGTCTGATGGCCGACTTCTTCGCCACCGCCGGCGCCGACCGGCTGATGGCGGTGGACCTGCACACCGACCAGATCCAGGGCTACTTCGACGGCCCGGTGGACCACCTGTTCGCGCTGCCGGTGCTGGTGGACTACATCAAGGGCAAGTACGACACCTCCAAGCTCACGGTGGTCTCCCCCGACGCCGGCCGGGTGCGCACCGCCGACCGCTGGACCGACCGCCTGAACACGCCGCTGGCGATCGTGCACAAGCGCCGCGACCCCAACATCCCGAACACGGTCTCGGTCCACGAGATCGTCGGCGAGGTCAAGGGCCGCACCTGCGTACTGGTCGACGACATGGTCGACACCGCCGGCACCATCTGCGCCGCCGCCGAGGCGCTGTTCGAGAACGGCGCCGCCGAGGTCATCATCGCCGCGACGCACGCGGTGCTCTCCGACCCGGCGACCGACCGGCTGAAGAACTCGCGGATCAGCGAGGTGATCTTCACCAACACGCTGCCGATCCCGGACGAGAAGCGGTTCGACAAGATGACGGTGCTGTCGATCGCGCCGATGCTGGCCCGGGCGATCCGCGAGGTGTTCGAGGACGGCTCGGTCACGTCGATGTTCGACGACCACAAGCACTGAGATCACAAGCACTGAGACCGTGAGCGCTGAGATCACACGCACTGAGATCACAAGCGCTCGGGCCGCAGCACACTGAGGCACGCCGGCGCGCCGCCGGGCACGAGGGGCACCGGGCGCGCCGAGAACTTCACAACTTCCCGGCGGCAGTGCT
This window harbors:
- a CDS encoding ribose-phosphate diphosphokinase, with the protein product MTGLKTTGEKKLMLFTGRAYPELAQEVAEELGVEIAPMKAHDFANGEIYTRFEESVRGSDAFVIQCHSAPINHSIMEQLIMVDALKRASSKRITVITPFYGYARQDKKHKGREPISARLMADFFATAGADRLMAVDLHTDQIQGYFDGPVDHLFALPVLVDYIKGKYDTSKLTVVSPDAGRVRTADRWTDRLNTPLAIVHKRRDPNIPNTVSVHEIVGEVKGRTCVLVDDMVDTAGTICAAAEALFENGAAEVIIAATHAVLSDPATDRLKNSRISEVIFTNTLPIPDEKRFDKMTVLSIAPMLARAIREVFEDGSVTSMFDDHKH